Proteins encoded by one window of Marixanthomonas sp. SCSIO 43207:
- a CDS encoding viperin family antiviral radical SAM protein translates to MNTQLIIPSVNFHLWEPCNMRCKFCFATFRDVKQTILPKGHLPKKQALKVVQELANAGFKKITFAGGEPILCPWLPELIQVAKANGLTTMVVSNGSKLTERFLEQNKTYLDWIAISIDSLDSNTNLKIGRAITGKKTLTKEYYIDLIKKVRYYRYGVKINTVVNAYNYKEDFNTFINQTNPKRWKVLQVLPMKGQNDDKVDEFKISETQFSEFISRHKNIQYIVPEYNDDITNSYVMVDPAGRFFSNQAGRHDYSEPILDIGVKEAFESRNYNYSKFISRKGFYNWDL, encoded by the coding sequence ATGAACACTCAATTAATTATCCCAAGCGTTAATTTCCATTTATGGGAACCATGCAACATGCGTTGTAAATTTTGCTTTGCCACCTTTCGAGATGTCAAACAAACTATTTTACCAAAAGGACATTTACCTAAAAAACAAGCGCTAAAAGTTGTACAAGAACTTGCAAATGCAGGCTTTAAAAAAATAACTTTTGCAGGAGGTGAACCTATACTATGCCCCTGGTTACCAGAATTGATTCAGGTAGCCAAGGCTAATGGATTAACAACGATGGTTGTTAGTAACGGAAGTAAGTTAACAGAACGGTTTTTAGAACAAAACAAAACATACTTAGATTGGATTGCCATAAGTATTGATAGTCTTGATTCTAATACCAATTTAAAAATAGGAAGAGCAATAACAGGAAAAAAGACCCTAACAAAAGAGTATTATATTGACTTAATTAAGAAAGTTAGGTATTATAGGTATGGAGTAAAAATAAATACTGTAGTTAATGCTTATAATTATAAAGAAGACTTCAATACATTTATTAATCAAACAAACCCTAAACGATGGAAAGTATTACAAGTATTGCCAATGAAGGGACAGAATGATGACAAGGTTGATGAATTTAAAATTTCTGAAACTCAATTTTCAGAGTTCATAAGCAGGCATAAGAATATTCAATATATTGTGCCAGAGTACAATGATGATATTACCAATAGTTATGTAATGGTGGATCCAGCTGGTCGTTTTTTTAGCAACCAAGCTGGTAGGCATGATTATAGCGAACCCATACTTGATATAGGTGTTAAAGAAGCGTTTGAATCTAGAAATTATAACTATTCAAAGTTTATTAGCCGAAAAGGATTCTATAATTGGGATTTATAA
- a CDS encoding class I SAM-dependent methyltransferase has translation MTTPHNKQPWPTKEAMIQVYENNLWGGDKTEFYSGLGSHDREVVHTYINVVSAFLKELKTPPVVCDLGCGDFNVGKELVQYAKEYKAIDIVPDLIARNKKTFRIDTVAFYTLDIAEDELPTGDCAIVRQVLQHLSNAEIKAIVEKLYSFTYVILTEHLPDGSFVPNIDILSGQGIRLKKNSGVDLLAAPFHFKVTAANEVLSIPSPHYKGRLVTTVYTL, from the coding sequence ATGACAACCCCCCACAACAAACAACCCTGGCCTACCAAAGAAGCGATGATACAGGTATATGAAAATAACCTGTGGGGCGGAGATAAAACGGAGTTTTATTCGGGCTTGGGTTCTCATGATCGGGAAGTGGTACATACGTATATAAACGTAGTTTCTGCTTTTTTAAAAGAGTTGAAAACGCCACCCGTGGTGTGTGATTTAGGATGTGGGGATTTTAATGTAGGGAAGGAACTGGTGCAATACGCCAAGGAATATAAAGCTATCGACATTGTCCCTGATTTGATTGCCCGTAATAAAAAAACATTCAGAATAGATACTGTAGCTTTTTATACCCTAGACATTGCCGAAGATGAATTACCTACTGGGGATTGTGCGATTGTAAGACAGGTGTTACAACACCTATCCAATGCAGAAATTAAAGCGATTGTTGAGAAGTTATACTCGTTTACATACGTGATCCTTACCGAGCACCTGCCGGATGGCTCTTTTGTGCCCAATATTGATATCCTTTCCGGGCAGGGCATACGCTTAAAAAAGAATAGCGGGGTTGATCTCTTGGCCGCACCGTTTCATTTCAAGGTAACAGCAGCCAACGAGGTACTATCCATCCCATCCCCACATTACAAAGGAAGGCTGGTGACAACGGTGTATACTCTATAA
- a CDS encoding alpha/beta fold hydrolase: protein MFFKSKEGKEKILTLYQQKLQELPFNYSEQLVQTKFGDTHVISAGDTTNPPLVLIHGTGGCAPQILDSFPNLASSYCVYAVDVLAQPTKSAENRLDMKSLDYGEWLLEVIIKLRIQDVTLVGFSFGGLISLKALEFSEVALKKVFLISPVYIVNGNPLRNLFKVFIPLKKYIKTHHSTYIHRVMSALFSDYDGFAVQFMSATFQHCSMDFSPLPVISTDSASMIQTPLTLFAAEKDILFPGKKMIKRAKRIFPSLEEVFLLENSHHVPSPMTFKNIENIILKQSKSRSRTA, encoded by the coding sequence ATGTTTTTTAAATCAAAAGAAGGAAAAGAAAAAATTCTTACCCTGTATCAACAAAAGTTACAAGAGCTGCCTTTTAACTATTCAGAACAATTGGTACAAACCAAGTTTGGAGACACCCATGTTATTAGCGCCGGTGATACCACCAATCCTCCTTTGGTTCTCATTCACGGAACCGGCGGTTGTGCTCCACAAATACTAGACTCCTTCCCCAATTTGGCTTCCTCCTATTGTGTGTATGCAGTCGATGTGCTTGCCCAACCTACTAAGAGTGCTGAAAATAGATTGGATATGAAATCGCTGGATTATGGAGAATGGCTTCTTGAAGTTATTATAAAATTAAGAATACAAGACGTTACTTTAGTGGGCTTTTCTTTTGGCGGATTAATCAGTTTAAAGGCGCTTGAGTTTAGCGAGGTGGCACTAAAAAAGGTCTTTTTAATTTCGCCCGTTTATATCGTGAACGGAAACCCACTACGGAACTTGTTTAAGGTATTTATTCCCTTAAAAAAATACATCAAAACACATCATTCAACATACATACATAGGGTCATGAGCGCTCTATTTTCTGACTATGATGGTTTTGCAGTCCAATTTATGTCGGCTACTTTTCAACACTGTTCTATGGATTTTTCACCCCTTCCGGTCATTTCTACAGACTCTGCGAGCATGATACAAACCCCGTTAACCCTATTTGCTGCTGAAAAAGACATACTCTTTCCGGGTAAAAAAATGATCAAACGAGCCAAGCGCATCTTTCCTTCCTTAGAAGAGGTATTTTTATTGGAAAACTCCCATCACGTACCCAGCCCCATGACGTTTAAAAATATAGAAAATATCATTTTAAAACAATCGAAAAGTAGAAGCCGTACAGCATAG
- a CDS encoding NAD(P)-dependent alcohol dehydrogenase, with protein MKKAIYTQYGSPEVIEVVDQEKPIPRSNEVLVQIKASSVTRADAMMRQGVPKFGRLFLGLFKPKNTALGTGFSGIVAAVGDHVTQFETGDEVFGEKLFSNGCNAAYVCIAEDTVIDRKPKNILHSEAAPICDGFLTSYHFLKDIAHVQPGQRVLINGASGSLGTAAVQLAKLMGATVTGVCSTKNIDFVKSLGADEVLDYTTVTLADLTCTYDVVYDTVGKLSYKKIKNILGATGIFMTPVLSAAILWRMLWQPKKVKFAATGMKNTQVLKQLVSDLVHFFEQGQLTTHIDKEYSLSAIKYAHYYLETGRKVGNIVIINS; from the coding sequence ATGAAAAAAGCAATATATACCCAATACGGTTCACCGGAAGTTATTGAAGTAGTTGACCAAGAAAAACCCATCCCAAGGTCAAATGAAGTTTTAGTACAGATAAAGGCGTCTTCAGTTACTAGAGCAGACGCCATGATGCGCCAAGGAGTGCCTAAATTTGGCAGGTTGTTTTTAGGGTTGTTTAAACCCAAAAACACAGCTTTGGGTACAGGATTCTCAGGTATTGTAGCGGCCGTTGGTGATCACGTCACCCAATTTGAAACAGGAGATGAGGTTTTTGGCGAAAAACTATTCAGCAACGGTTGTAATGCAGCCTATGTTTGTATTGCTGAAGACACGGTTATCGATAGAAAGCCCAAGAATATCTTGCATAGTGAAGCTGCACCCATCTGTGATGGATTTTTAACATCCTATCATTTTCTGAAAGATATTGCCCATGTACAACCAGGCCAACGCGTATTAATCAATGGAGCTTCAGGAAGCTTAGGGACTGCAGCAGTACAGTTGGCAAAACTTATGGGAGCCACGGTTACAGGAGTGTGCAGCACGAAGAATATTGATTTTGTAAAATCTTTGGGAGCAGATGAGGTACTAGACTACACCACCGTAACGCTAGCGGATTTAACCTGTACGTATGATGTAGTTTACGATACAGTTGGCAAATTATCATACAAGAAAATTAAAAACATACTCGGTGCTACAGGTATTTTTATGACACCGGTTTTAAGTGCAGCCATTTTATGGCGCATGTTGTGGCAACCTAAAAAAGTCAAGTTTGCTGCTACCGGGATGAAAAACACCCAAGTGCTTAAGCAACTCGTTAGTGATTTGGTTCACTTTTTTGAACAAGGGCAGCTTACCACACATATTGATAAGGAATATAGCCTTTCAGCTATCAAATACGCCCATTACTATCTTGAAACCGGACGTAAAGTAGGCAATATTGTCATCATCAATTCATAA